A region of Paenibacillus sp. JNUCC-31 DNA encodes the following proteins:
- a CDS encoding CotH kinase family protein gives MNSLLRKVAITALSVTMVTSSFALLGSPNAAYAAEDTTTSTGVAKAYESLFQTDNVIDVNVTIDDADWKSMLESPLDKDYKKVSVEVDGNKLDNVGFSTKGNLTLKAVASMEDSDRYSFRLKFDKYDKTQTLLGLDKMVLNNNYADPSYMREVLHYEALRSIGMDVPMTNYVNLYVNGELVGFYTGVEAVDDSYLERNYGEDYEDGVLYDTDEKSYLQYAEGSDYTTITEDLGTDENKTKLKNFIKTLNDMPKGEKGDIESVLDVDSALQYIAGNMVFGNYDSYNGDKGHNYMLYSDANGKFTVVPWDFNMSFNGYSGGGGRGTTTNGSTTANTNATNVSVDEPVLGISMENVPMINNLLAVPEYKEKYLSYVNELTDYLEGIQDRITGLADIIRPYVEADPTKFYTTEQFESNIVYSANADAAGGMGGTPPEGFEGMTPPEGMEGMTPPDGTTPPTPPDGTTGTGTTDTTTNTGNTPQTRPGGNFGGGMGSMAAGSLTTFALNRLANLQEQLGREVTPLPESSEDTGTTGMDNGTGTTGNMITVTLDGKTITFPDQDPLEQSGRVMVPVNAILEALGAKVTWDKTAKTVTAVLNDQTLVLQIGSSTATVNGETLEMDTPAMIKNSRTLVPVRFISEGLGLTVNWDQSAAKVSLTSK, from the coding sequence TTGAATAGCTTATTACGTAAAGTTGCGATAACGGCCTTGTCCGTGACCATGGTAACGTCATCTTTTGCCCTGCTCGGAAGTCCGAACGCTGCGTACGCCGCAGAGGATACAACTACCAGCACAGGAGTTGCGAAAGCCTATGAATCGTTGTTCCAGACGGACAATGTGATTGATGTGAATGTTACGATTGATGATGCAGACTGGAAGAGCATGCTCGAAAGCCCGCTGGATAAGGATTATAAGAAGGTAAGTGTGGAGGTGGACGGGAACAAGCTGGATAACGTTGGTTTCTCCACCAAGGGTAATCTGACTTTGAAAGCTGTAGCCTCGATGGAAGATTCGGACCGCTACAGCTTCAGACTAAAGTTCGATAAATACGACAAAACACAAACCCTGCTCGGTCTGGATAAAATGGTCCTGAACAACAACTACGCCGATCCATCGTACATGCGTGAAGTTCTTCACTATGAGGCGCTGCGCAGTATTGGCATGGATGTACCGATGACAAACTACGTTAATTTGTATGTAAACGGCGAACTGGTTGGTTTCTATACCGGGGTCGAAGCAGTAGATGACAGCTACCTGGAACGTAATTACGGGGAAGATTATGAGGACGGTGTCCTCTATGATACAGATGAGAAGAGTTACCTGCAATATGCAGAAGGCAGCGACTATACTACGATCACCGAAGATTTGGGTACGGACGAGAACAAAACCAAGCTCAAAAACTTCATTAAAACGCTGAACGACATGCCTAAAGGTGAAAAAGGTGATATCGAAAGTGTGCTGGACGTGGATTCCGCGCTTCAATATATCGCGGGTAACATGGTCTTTGGCAACTATGACAGCTATAACGGAGACAAAGGGCACAACTATATGCTCTACAGTGATGCCAATGGCAAGTTCACGGTTGTACCTTGGGACTTTAACATGTCCTTCAATGGATACTCGGGTGGAGGCGGACGTGGAACAACGACGAACGGATCAACCACGGCCAACACCAACGCAACGAACGTATCCGTGGACGAGCCAGTACTGGGCATCAGCATGGAAAACGTACCGATGATCAACAACCTGCTTGCCGTGCCGGAGTATAAGGAAAAATACTTGAGCTATGTCAACGAGTTGACGGATTATCTGGAAGGCATCCAGGACCGCATCACAGGTCTGGCTGATATTATTCGTCCATATGTCGAAGCAGATCCAACGAAATTCTACACAACAGAACAGTTTGAATCCAACATCGTCTATTCTGCCAACGCTGATGCAGCAGGCGGTATGGGTGGTACACCACCGGAAGGATTCGAAGGCATGACGCCACCAGAGGGCATGGAGGGGATGACCCCACCGGATGGAACAACCCCACCGACACCGCCGGATGGCACCACGGGAACAGGAACAACAGACACAACAACGAACACTGGGAATACCCCCCAGACACGTCCTGGCGGTAACTTTGGCGGTGGTATGGGCTCCATGGCAGCAGGATCGCTGACGACATTTGCTCTGAACCGACTTGCCAATTTGCAAGAGCAACTCGGACGTGAAGTCACACCTTTGCCTGAGTCTTCGGAAGATACAGGCACGACAGGCATGGATAACGGAACAGGAACGACGGGCAATATGATTACCGTAACCCTGGATGGCAAAACAATTACGTTCCCGGATCAGGACCCGCTAGAGCAAAGTGGCCGAGTGATGGTACCTGTGAACGCCATTCTTGAAGCTTTGGGTGCGAAAGTGACATGGGACAAAACAGCGAAAACCGTAACCGCCGTTCTCAATGACCAGACGCTGGTGCTCCAGATCGGAAGCAGCACAGCAACCGTTAATGGGGAGACGCTCGAAATGGATACACCCGCCATGATTAAGAACAGTCGCACGCTTGTGCCGGTACGCTTCATTTCGGAAGGACTCGGATTAACAGTGAATTGGGATCAATCGGCTGCAAAAGTAAGTCTTACATCCAAATAA
- a CDS encoding helix-turn-helix domain-containing protein, translated as MTKLSEAVYLGRLPDVRMSFQLMGLHARKVDSSWTYPSHEHSMYEIHWMMDGQMNMVVNGQLYSQSVGDLLFIRPGMTHSCTGAGPQGFTYFSVHFSIHDTSFCRELNRYKDIYYPADSDLALGLSSSLSTLYDLATEHLSISLSSSKQMKVHAAVFELLGSLVGQLSQNASVTLSRKEAIAHQIAEHIEDSVRYIHLHGETRENERTWIQDIAKSLNISPSQVNRIFQHVYGTAPRKFLSETLLNEAQRLLKQTDLNIDHIAMMLGYKTLAHFSRQFKRWTGIAPSEFRSHSQQASAADHPDD; from the coding sequence GTGACCAAGCTTTCAGAAGCCGTGTATTTAGGCCGTCTGCCCGATGTTCGCATGTCGTTTCAATTAATGGGGCTGCATGCAAGAAAAGTAGATTCCAGCTGGACGTATCCGTCCCACGAGCATTCGATGTATGAAATCCACTGGATGATGGACGGTCAGATGAACATGGTGGTCAACGGGCAGTTATACAGTCAGTCTGTTGGAGATCTACTGTTCATCCGCCCTGGCATGACCCATTCCTGCACCGGTGCCGGACCGCAGGGTTTCACTTACTTTTCCGTTCATTTCAGCATACACGATACGTCCTTTTGCAGAGAACTCAATCGCTACAAGGACATTTATTATCCGGCAGATTCGGATTTAGCTCTGGGACTGTCCTCCTCACTGTCTACACTATATGATTTGGCCACAGAGCACTTGTCCATCTCGCTGTCTTCTTCCAAACAAATGAAGGTTCATGCCGCCGTATTCGAACTGCTCGGCTCCCTGGTCGGCCAGTTATCTCAGAATGCATCTGTTACTCTATCCAGAAAAGAAGCCATCGCCCATCAAATTGCTGAACATATTGAGGATTCCGTAAGATATATCCACCTTCATGGTGAAACCCGGGAGAACGAGCGAACCTGGATCCAGGACATCGCCAAGTCGCTGAACATCAGTCCGTCGCAGGTCAATCGGATCTTTCAGCACGTATACGGCACAGCACCGCGCAAGTTTTTATCCGAAACCCTACTGAACGAAGCCCAGCGGCTGTTAAAGCAAACAGACCTGAACATTGACCATATTGCGATGATGCTGGGGTATAAGACCCTTGCGCATTTCAGCCGTCAGTTCAAGCGGTGGACAGGTATAGCACCAAGCGAATTTCGCAGTCATTCCCAGCAGGCTTCGGCAGCCGATCATCCTGATGATTGA
- a CDS encoding fumarylacetoacetate hydrolase family protein yields the protein MRIIRFLDGQQKWLAAVTDDEKAYRLPQADFMTLIYQAREQGIHPVQLVESAFKPLNELTDDWTSLHLITPLEAPEVWAAGVTYQRSREARNYEATDGKLDVKTFYDKVYDAERPEIFFKSTAARTVGPNEAVTLRSDSAWQIPEPELGLVLAADGSIVGYIAGNDMSCRDIEGENPLYLPQAKMWRNSCSIGPAIRLAETVQNPYAFSIVCEIYREGEMVVKSEASTSELNRKLDELVSFLARDNDLFDGTVLLTGTSIVPPNEFTLEPGDRIEISISDIGTLVNPVISN from the coding sequence ATGAGAATTATTCGATTTCTGGACGGACAACAAAAGTGGCTGGCAGCCGTTACGGACGATGAAAAAGCCTATCGTTTGCCACAGGCAGATTTTATGACTTTGATCTATCAAGCGAGGGAGCAGGGAATTCATCCGGTTCAATTGGTTGAAAGCGCTTTTAAGCCGTTGAACGAGCTGACAGACGATTGGACTTCCCTGCACCTGATCACTCCATTGGAAGCTCCGGAAGTATGGGCGGCAGGTGTTACGTATCAACGGAGCCGGGAAGCGCGGAATTATGAAGCTACGGATGGCAAGCTGGATGTGAAGACTTTTTACGATAAGGTTTATGATGCAGAAAGACCGGAGATCTTTTTTAAATCCACAGCGGCCCGCACCGTTGGACCGAATGAGGCTGTCACGCTGCGCAGCGACTCCGCTTGGCAGATCCCGGAGCCTGAACTTGGATTGGTGCTTGCTGCTGATGGCAGCATTGTAGGATACATCGCCGGTAATGACATGAGCTGCCGCGATATCGAAGGAGAAAACCCGCTGTACCTGCCACAAGCAAAAATGTGGCGTAACTCCTGCTCGATAGGTCCGGCTATTCGACTGGCAGAAACGGTGCAGAATCCCTATGCATTCAGCATCGTCTGCGAAATATATCGCGAAGGCGAGATGGTTGTCAAAAGTGAGGCGAGCACGAGCGAATTAAACCGAAAGCTGGATGAACTGGTCTCCTTTCTGGCAAGGGACAATGATTTGTTTGACGGTACGGTACTTTTGACAGGCACAAGCATCGTGCCACCCAATGAATTTACGCTTGAACCCGGGGACCGCATTGAGATATCCATTAGCGATATCGGGACACTCGTTAATCCTGTCATTTCAAACTAG
- the gucD gene encoding alpha-ketoglutaric semialdehyde dehydrogenase GucD, protein MTAFQVEQTYRNYINGEWVQAASGETEPSINPANRNEVVGYVPNSDVGDLNRAVAAAKAAARDWRRLTGAERGNYLFQAANVLERRADEVAEAMTREMGKTLPEAKGETMRGVAILRYYAGEGMRKTGDVIPSTDSEALMFTTRVPLGVVGVIAPWNFPVAIPIWKTAPALIYGNTVVLKPAQETAVTAALMVECFEEVGIPGGVLNLICGRGSVIGSALAEHPDVGGITFTGSNEVGKRVGAAALGRGAKYQLEMGGKNPIIIAADADLDLAVEATISGGLKSTGQKCTATSKVIIERNVYDAFKEKLLSQIQEIRLGDGMSSGSWMGPCANEGQLNTVLSYIQKGQDEGAVLLAGGKRPDDPGLAEGFYVQPTVFEGVESHMSIAREEIFGPVLALMPVDSMEEAIEVANDSDYGLSASIYTQNVGAMLSFIRDMDAGLVRINAETAGVELQAPFGGMKMSSSHSREQGQAAIEFFTAIKTVFVKS, encoded by the coding sequence ATGACCGCATTTCAGGTAGAGCAGACATACAGAAATTATATTAACGGAGAATGGGTGCAGGCTGCGTCCGGAGAAACCGAACCCAGCATAAATCCGGCGAATCGGAATGAGGTCGTGGGGTATGTACCAAACTCCGACGTAGGGGATCTGAACCGGGCAGTTGCAGCGGCGAAGGCAGCAGCCAGGGATTGGCGGAGGTTAACCGGTGCGGAGCGTGGTAACTATCTATTTCAGGCCGCGAACGTGCTGGAACGCCGGGCCGATGAGGTTGCAGAGGCGATGACCAGGGAAATGGGCAAAACACTCCCTGAAGCCAAAGGAGAGACGATGCGCGGAGTCGCGATCTTAAGGTATTACGCTGGTGAAGGCATGCGGAAAACGGGTGATGTCATTCCTTCGACGGATAGCGAAGCGCTGATGTTTACAACACGCGTACCGCTTGGTGTAGTAGGCGTTATTGCTCCATGGAACTTCCCAGTAGCTATTCCCATCTGGAAGACGGCTCCGGCTTTGATTTACGGCAATACAGTCGTATTAAAGCCGGCACAGGAAACGGCGGTCACTGCGGCCCTAATGGTGGAATGCTTTGAGGAGGTGGGCATTCCGGGTGGCGTTCTCAATCTTATATGCGGCAGAGGTTCGGTGATTGGATCTGCACTTGCTGAGCATCCGGATGTGGGCGGGATCACGTTCACAGGTTCCAATGAAGTTGGAAAGCGGGTCGGCGCCGCAGCGCTGGGACGAGGGGCCAAGTATCAACTTGAAATGGGCGGGAAAAACCCGATTATCATCGCGGCAGACGCTGACCTGGATTTGGCTGTTGAGGCCACGATCAGTGGTGGCTTGAAATCTACGGGCCAAAAATGTACGGCCACCAGCAAGGTCATTATTGAACGAAACGTATATGATGCCTTTAAAGAAAAACTCCTCTCGCAAATCCAGGAAATCCGGCTGGGTGACGGCATGTCTTCCGGAAGCTGGATGGGGCCATGTGCAAACGAAGGACAGCTCAACACCGTGCTGAGCTATATTCAAAAAGGACAGGATGAAGGTGCCGTTCTGCTGGCAGGTGGAAAAAGACCGGACGACCCAGGGCTTGCAGAGGGATTTTATGTCCAGCCGACCGTATTTGAAGGTGTCGAATCACACATGTCCATCGCCCGGGAAGAAATTTTCGGCCCAGTGCTTGCATTAATGCCTGTGGATTCCATGGAAGAAGCGATCGAAGTGGCTAATGATAGCGATTACGGTTTAAGTGCTTCCATTTATACTCAAAATGTTGGAGCGATGCTGTCTTTCATCCGGGATATGGATGCAGGATTGGTCAGAATCAATGCGGAAACGGCCGGCGTAGAGCTGCAGGCTCCGTTCGGTGGAATGAAGATGTCTAGCTCACATTCCAGGGAGCAGGGGCAAGCGGCCATCGAGTTTTTCACAGCTATCAAAACCGTCTTCGTGAAGTCATAA
- a CDS encoding YjhG/YagF family D-xylonate dehydratase yields the protein MYEQIMSIMGEKESNCFDIIAHAPGAAGRLPLTDDLLRNAPSGDLFGMSQNVGMGWKPGELNGKQYLILSTQGGIRNEDGSPAALGYHTGHWEVGLLMKAAAEELSSRGGIPFAGYVSDPCDGRSQGTTGMFDSLPYRNDAAMVFRRLIRSLPTRKGVIGVATCDKGLPAMMLALAGMPQLPGVIVPGGVTLPPIDGEDAGKIQTIGARYVNGEISLEMASELGCRACATPGGGCQFLGTAATAQVVAEALGMTVPHAALAPSGQPIWIEMARQSARALISMESQGMRMADIVTDASIRNAMTVHAAFGGSTNLLLHIPAIAHAAGLTVPSVQDWIQVNKNVPRLVSALPNGPIFYPTIRVFQAGGVPEVMLHLRQLGLLDESVPTVTGTSLGQVLDWWESSERRHLMRKQLKEKDGIDPDSVIMSMEHSQRLGISSTVTFPTGNIAPEGSVIKSTSIDPAVLDEHGVYRHRGRAKVFTTERAAIHAIKTGGVLAGDVVVLLGRGPSGTGMEETYQLTSALKHLPFGKYVSLITDARFSGVSTGACIGHVGPEALAGGPIGKLRNGDLIDIVVDRGTLEGSVNFVGEGGMEVSPEEGALILAQRPFHPDMRPDEDLPDDTRLWAALQSVSGGTWRGNVYDVERILTALEAGKKALGWQ from the coding sequence ATGTACGAACAGATTATGTCGATTATGGGGGAGAAGGAGTCCAACTGCTTCGATATCATAGCACATGCTCCAGGGGCAGCAGGACGTCTGCCTTTAACGGATGATTTGCTGCGGAATGCTCCAAGCGGCGACTTGTTCGGCATGTCCCAGAATGTTGGAATGGGCTGGAAGCCCGGGGAATTGAATGGTAAACAGTATCTGATCCTAAGTACTCAAGGGGGTATCCGCAATGAGGACGGCAGTCCCGCAGCTCTCGGTTATCATACGGGCCACTGGGAAGTCGGTCTGCTGATGAAAGCTGCCGCGGAAGAACTATCGAGCCGTGGAGGAATCCCGTTTGCCGGATATGTCAGCGACCCTTGTGATGGCAGATCACAAGGAACGACCGGCATGTTCGACTCGCTCCCCTACCGGAACGATGCAGCTATGGTGTTTCGGAGACTGATTCGCTCACTGCCGACGCGTAAAGGCGTGATCGGCGTCGCAACTTGTGACAAAGGTCTGCCGGCGATGATGCTCGCGCTTGCGGGCATGCCGCAGCTGCCGGGAGTGATCGTTCCCGGTGGCGTCACGCTTCCGCCTATCGATGGAGAGGACGCTGGTAAAATTCAGACCATTGGCGCACGATACGTCAACGGAGAAATCTCTCTGGAAATGGCATCGGAGTTAGGATGCCGGGCTTGCGCAACACCGGGGGGAGGTTGTCAGTTTCTGGGGACCGCGGCAACAGCCCAGGTGGTAGCTGAGGCATTGGGCATGACGGTGCCGCATGCCGCCCTTGCACCTTCCGGGCAGCCCATTTGGATTGAAATGGCGCGCCAATCCGCACGTGCACTGATCAGCATGGAGTCTCAGGGGATGAGGATGGCGGACATTGTCACAGATGCGTCGATTCGCAATGCCATGACCGTTCATGCCGCGTTTGGCGGATCTACCAATCTGCTTCTTCACATACCCGCTATTGCCCATGCAGCCGGTTTAACCGTGCCTTCGGTACAGGACTGGATACAGGTCAACAAGAATGTTCCGAGACTGGTGAGTGCCCTGCCGAACGGACCGATCTTCTATCCGACCATTCGGGTATTTCAGGCCGGAGGTGTACCCGAGGTCATGCTTCACCTCAGACAGCTTGGTCTGCTGGATGAGTCTGTCCCTACAGTAACAGGTACGTCATTAGGCCAGGTGCTGGATTGGTGGGAATCGTCGGAACGCCGGCATCTCATGCGCAAACAATTGAAAGAGAAGGACGGCATTGATCCGGACAGTGTCATCATGAGCATGGAACACTCGCAGCGTCTTGGGATTTCTTCGACCGTGACATTTCCAACCGGGAATATCGCTCCGGAAGGTTCTGTCATCAAATCCACATCCATCGACCCTGCTGTGCTGGATGAGCATGGCGTGTATCGTCATCGTGGCCGGGCAAAGGTGTTTACAACCGAACGTGCGGCGATCCATGCGATTAAAACCGGCGGTGTTCTGGCAGGCGACGTTGTTGTACTGCTTGGGCGTGGACCCTCAGGAACGGGGATGGAGGAAACGTATCAGCTTACGTCTGCGCTCAAGCATTTACCTTTTGGCAAATATGTGTCGCTCATCACGGATGCCCGGTTCTCCGGTGTTTCCACCGGAGCGTGTATTGGCCATGTTGGCCCCGAAGCACTTGCAGGCGGGCCCATCGGCAAGCTGCGGAACGGAGACTTGATTGACATTGTTGTGGATCGGGGCACGCTGGAAGGCAGTGTTAATTTTGTCGGAGAAGGCGGGATGGAGGTTTCGCCGGAAGAAGGAGCACTCATTCTGGCCCAAAGGCCTTTTCATCCCGATATGCGACCTGATGAAGATTTGCCGGATGATACCCGGCTGTGGGCAGCGCTGCAATCCGTCAGCGGTGGCACATGGAGAGGAAATGTGTACGATGTTGAGCGGATTCTAACCGCCCTGGAAGCCGGCAAAAAAGCGCTAGGCTGGCAATGA
- a CDS encoding glycoside hydrolase family 43 protein, with product MNMIKQMITNPILPGFHPDPSICRAGEDYYITTSTFEWFPGVRIHHSRDLVHWRPIASPLTRITQLNMEGNINSGGVWAPCLSYDNGVFYLIYTDVKSRVGAFKDTHNYLVTATDIEGPWSEPVYLNSSGFDPSLFHDEDGRKWLVNMIWDHRKGKNRFAGIVLQEYSVRDQKLVGPADNIFKGTELGLTEAPHLYKRKDYYYLVTAEGGTGYEHAVTVARSRTLQGPYEVDPANPILTSYGRSDLVLQKAGHGSLVETHTGEWYMAHLVGRPVNEKFCILGRETALQQCTWSEEGWLRLASGERYPEVQVIAPKITAHSFEPAADMDHFDHFELQNDWNTLRIPPDSTWLSLTERPGYLRLRGMESMSSTHRQSMVARRLQAFECEAETCLEFAPDHPQQMAGLILYYDTQDYLYLRVTYHEEKGLCLGIIQSKYGIYDELLEDIPLQSVYRIRLKVVVDHNRACFYYALVDDPSWYPAGEWFDITHLSDESPEYIRFTGTYIGLCAQDLGGTRKHADFDYFVYKETTKRLH from the coding sequence ATGAATATGATCAAGCAAATGATCACGAATCCCATCCTTCCCGGTTTTCATCCTGATCCGTCCATATGCCGAGCGGGGGAAGATTATTATATCACCACATCCACCTTCGAATGGTTCCCGGGTGTACGGATTCACCATTCCCGGGATCTGGTTCATTGGCGGCCGATCGCTTCTCCGCTGACCCGCATTACACAGTTGAACATGGAAGGAAACATAAACTCTGGAGGCGTATGGGCTCCCTGCCTTAGTTATGACAACGGCGTGTTTTACCTGATTTACACCGATGTGAAAAGCCGGGTAGGCGCTTTTAAAGATACCCACAATTACCTTGTGACAGCAACAGATATTGAAGGACCCTGGTCTGAACCGGTGTATCTGAACAGCAGCGGCTTTGATCCTTCCTTGTTTCATGATGAAGATGGACGCAAGTGGCTGGTCAATATGATTTGGGATCACCGTAAGGGCAAAAACCGGTTTGCAGGCATTGTTCTTCAGGAATATTCGGTCCGGGATCAAAAGCTGGTCGGGCCAGCAGATAACATATTTAAGGGAACTGAACTAGGACTAACCGAAGCACCACATCTGTATAAGCGCAAGGACTATTATTATCTAGTAACGGCTGAAGGGGGAACCGGTTATGAGCATGCGGTTACGGTAGCACGTTCCCGGACGTTACAAGGTCCTTATGAGGTCGACCCTGCCAATCCGATCCTGACTTCCTACGGCAGGTCGGATTTAGTCCTGCAAAAGGCTGGTCACGGCAGTCTTGTCGAGACCCACACCGGCGAATGGTACATGGCCCATCTCGTCGGCAGGCCTGTTAATGAGAAATTTTGCATCCTTGGTCGTGAGACTGCTCTTCAACAGTGTACCTGGAGCGAGGAAGGCTGGCTGAGGCTTGCGAGCGGTGAGCGGTATCCCGAGGTCCAGGTGATTGCACCGAAGATTACGGCACATTCATTTGAACCGGCAGCGGACATGGACCACTTTGATCATTTCGAGCTTCAGAACGATTGGAATACACTTCGTATCCCACCGGATTCGACTTGGCTCAGCCTGACGGAACGTCCAGGTTACTTGCGCTTGCGCGGAATGGAATCCATGAGCTCAACGCACAGGCAAAGCATGGTCGCCCGGAGACTGCAGGCTTTTGAGTGCGAAGCTGAAACTTGTCTGGAATTTGCGCCGGACCATCCACAGCAAATGGCAGGATTGATTCTGTACTACGATACCCAAGACTATCTCTATTTGCGGGTAACTTATCATGAAGAGAAGGGGCTGTGCTTAGGAATTATACAGTCCAAGTACGGGATATACGACGAACTGTTGGAGGATATACCGTTACAATCGGTGTACAGAATCCGGTTAAAGGTTGTGGTGGATCACAATCGTGCCTGCTTTTACTACGCGTTAGTTGATGATCCATCCTGGTATCCGGCAGGCGAGTGGTTTGATATCACACATTTGTCCGATGAATCACCGGAATATATCCGGTTTACGGGAACCTATATCGGTCTTTGTGCGCAGGATCTGGGTGGGACCCGGAAGCATGCTGATTTTGATTATTTTGTATATAAAGAAACAACCAAACGGCTTCATTAA
- a CDS encoding Vat family streptogramin A O-acetyltransferase: MAPDKTKLFPNENIRTVCYIQNLPPRPNVDIGDYTYYSDNSHPPEQFYDRIQHHYDFLGDRLVIGKFCAIAEGVTFIMNGANHRMEGMTTYPFNIFGGGWERVTPTLDQLPFKGDTVLGNDVWIGQNVTIMPGVTIGDGAIVASNATVTKNIEPYTIVGGNPAKPIKQRFDDEIITLLLELKWWDQNEAWLDAHLEQLVSTYDPQTLRELLKSK, encoded by the coding sequence ATGGCTCCCGATAAAACCAAACTTTTCCCAAACGAGAATATCCGAACCGTCTGTTATATTCAAAATTTGCCGCCGCGTCCTAATGTGGACATCGGTGACTATACGTATTATAGCGACAACAGTCATCCACCCGAGCAATTTTATGACCGCATTCAGCATCACTATGATTTCCTGGGTGATCGTCTGGTGATCGGCAAGTTTTGTGCAATTGCCGAGGGCGTGACATTTATTATGAATGGTGCCAATCATCGGATGGAAGGTATGACGACCTATCCTTTCAATATTTTCGGTGGTGGTTGGGAGAGAGTGACCCCTACGCTGGATCAGCTGCCCTTTAAGGGAGACACTGTATTAGGGAACGACGTCTGGATTGGGCAAAATGTAACCATCATGCCTGGTGTAACCATCGGAGACGGTGCCATCGTCGCTTCCAATGCGACAGTCACCAAGAACATCGAGCCCTACACCATTGTAGGGGGTAACCCGGCCAAGCCAATCAAACAGCGCTTCGATGATGAGATCATTACTTTGCTGCTTGAACTAAAATGGTGGGATCAGAATGAGGCGTGGCTGGACGCACATTTGGAACAACTGGTCTCTACATATGATCCGCAGACATTGCGCGAGCTTCTGAAGAGCAAGTAG
- a CDS encoding LacI family DNA-binding transcriptional regulator: protein MSSIKDVASLAGVAVGTVSRVINNSGAVKPATRRKVEKAIQELKYIPNEIARNFKMRKSKMVALLLPSIWHPFFSELAYYIEDELDQEGFKLMLCNSGGKPEKELYYLDMLQQNKVAGIVGITYNDIENYVSNDIPIVSIDRHFNKKITCVTSDNYEGGRLALRELVKAGAKKPAFMGSVTSVFSETMNRREGFIQEARTMGVDYVVYEKPDPVLDDDAYYDEFLKEHGDVDGIFAITDMFAAKYIERAGRQGIRVPEDVKVIGYDGIQDHPYFHPILSTIRQPVEEMARTAIRLLYQKIDGETLDREVYRLPVIFRQGETT, encoded by the coding sequence ATGTCAAGTATTAAAGATGTAGCCAGCTTAGCTGGTGTAGCTGTGGGAACCGTGTCCCGTGTTATTAACAATTCGGGCGCCGTTAAACCCGCAACACGCAGAAAAGTCGAGAAGGCCATACAAGAGTTGAAATATATCCCTAATGAGATTGCCCGAAACTTCAAAATGCGGAAGTCCAAGATGGTAGCCCTGCTGCTCCCGAGTATCTGGCATCCTTTTTTTTCCGAACTGGCTTATTACATTGAAGATGAGCTGGATCAGGAAGGTTTCAAGCTCATGCTGTGCAATAGCGGTGGCAAACCTGAAAAGGAATTATATTATCTGGATATGCTCCAGCAAAACAAAGTGGCGGGTATTGTCGGCATTACGTACAACGATATCGAAAATTACGTCAGTAATGACATTCCGATTGTCAGTATCGACAGACACTTCAACAAGAAAATCACATGTGTTACGTCGGACAATTATGAAGGAGGGCGTCTGGCGTTAAGGGAACTTGTCAAAGCAGGAGCCAAAAAACCGGCTTTTATGGGGAGTGTCACTTCTGTTTTCAGTGAAACCATGAATCGGAGAGAAGGTTTCATTCAGGAAGCCAGAACCATGGGGGTTGACTACGTTGTATACGAGAAGCCAGACCCGGTTTTGGACGATGATGCCTATTATGATGAGTTTCTAAAAGAGCATGGGGATGTGGATGGTATTTTTGCCATTACGGATATGTTCGCCGCCAAATATATAGAAAGAGCCGGCAGGCAGGGCATTAGGGTTCCTGAGGATGTAAAGGTCATCGGATATGATGGCATTCAGGATCATCCTTATTTCCATCCAATATTGTCAACAATCAGACAACCTGTGGAGGAGATGGCACGTACGGCGATCAGGCTGCTCTACCAAAAGATCGATGGGGAAACATTGGACCGGGAAGTTTATCGTCTTCCAGTCATATTTAGACAAGGTGAAACGACTTGA